One part of the Augochlora pura isolate Apur16 chromosome 3, APUR_v2.2.1, whole genome shotgun sequence genome encodes these proteins:
- the Tws gene encoding protein phosphatase 2 regulatory subunit tws isoform X1 codes for MKSPSNIMRQSSLTKLGSMINTAVNKRVGNGDIQWCFSQVKGTLEDDATEADIISCVEFNHDGDLLATGDKGGRVVIFQRDPISKNSIPRRGEYNVYSTFQSHEPEFDYLKSLEIEEKINKIRWLKRKNPAHFLLSTNDKTIKLWKVSERDKRVEGYNTKEDNGSIRDPACITSLRVPTIKPMELMVEASPRRIFANAHTYHINSISVNSDQETYLSADDLRINLWNLEVTDQSYNIVDIKPTNMEELTEVITAAEFHPAECNILVYSSSKGTIRLCDMRSAALCDQHSKLFEEPEDPTNRSFFSEIISSISDVKLSNSGRYMISRDYLSVKVWDLQMETKPVECYPVHEYLRSKLCSLYENDCIFDKFECCWSGNDSAIMTGSYNNFFRVFDRTTKRDLTLEAARDIARPRTLLKPRKVCTGGKRKKDEISVDCLDFNKKILHTAWHPSENVVAVAATNNLFLFQDKL; via the exons ATGAAGAGTCCCTCCAACATCATGAGGCAGTCCAGCCTCACCAAGCTTGGCTCCATGATCAATACCGCCGTGAACAAGAGAGTCG GCAATGGCGACATACAGTGGTGTTTCTCGCAGGTGAAAGGGACATTGGAAGACGATGCCACAGAAG CCGATATAATCTCATGCGTAGAATTTAACCATGATGGAGATCTTCTTGCGACAGGAGACAAAGGAGGAAGGGttgttatttttcaaagaGACCCCATT agCAAAAACAGTATACCTCGGAGAGGTGAATACAATGTATACAGCACCTTCCAGAGTCACGAACCTGAGTTCGATTACCTGAAATCCTTAGAgatagaagaaaaaattaataaaattaggtggttaaagagaaaaaatcCTGCACACTTTCTACTTTCCACAAATGATAAAACGATCAAATTGTGGAAGGTCAGCGAGCGGGATAAGAGAGTAGAAGGGTATAACACGAAGGAAGACAATGGTAGCATCCGCGATCCGGCATGTATCACTTCCTTAAGG GTACCAACCATAAAACCAATGGAGTTGATGGTAGAAGCATCACCAAGAAGAATATTTGCCAATGCGCACACCTATCATATAAACAGTATAAGCGTTAACAGTGATCAGGAGACATACCTCAGTGCTGATGACCTCAGAATTAATCTTTGGAATCTTGAAGTCACAGACCAGAGTTATA ATATAGTAGACATTAAGCCAACTAATATGGAGGAATTAACAGAAGTTATAACCGCTGCGGAGTTTCATCCGGCGGAATGTAATATTCTGGTATACAGTAGTAGCAAAGGAACGATTAGACTTTGTGACATGAGATCTGCTGCACTATGTGACCAACACAGTAAGCTGTTCGAGGAGCCAGAGGACCCAACCAATAGAAGTTTTTTCTCAGAGATAATCTCGAGTATAAGTGATGTAAAACTTAGTAATTCAGGAAGATATATGATCAGTAGAGACTACCTCAGTGTGAAAGTGTGGGACTTGCAAATGGAAACAAAGCCTGTTGAATGTTACCCT GTACATGAATACCTAAGATCAAAATTGTGTTCGCTGTACGAGAATGATTGTATCTTCGACAAGTTCGAATGTTGTTGGAGTGGTAACGATTCCGCTATCATGACGGGCTCGTACAACAATTTCTTCAGAGTATTCGATCGCACAACTAAGCGCGATCTTACGCTGGAAGCAGCACGTGACATTGCCAGACCAAGAACACTTTTAAAACCGCGTAAG GTATGTACCGGtggaaaacgaaagaaagatgAAATTAGCGTCGACTGCCTGGATTTTAATAAGAAGATATTACACACTGCATGGCATCCATCTGAAAATGTCGTAGCTGTTGCTGCTACGAACAACCTCTTCCTATTCCAAGACAAACTCTAG
- the Tws gene encoding protein phosphatase 2 regulatory subunit tws isoform X3, producing the protein MCEMAGNGDIQWCFSQVKGTLEDDATEADIISCVEFNHDGDLLATGDKGGRVVIFQRDPISKNSIPRRGEYNVYSTFQSHEPEFDYLKSLEIEEKINKIRWLKRKNPAHFLLSTNDKTIKLWKVSERDKRVEGYNTKEDNGSIRDPACITSLRVPTIKPMELMVEASPRRIFANAHTYHINSISVNSDQETYLSADDLRINLWNLEVTDQSYNIVDIKPTNMEELTEVITAAEFHPAECNILVYSSSKGTIRLCDMRSAALCDQHSKLFEEPEDPTNRSFFSEIISSISDVKLSNSGRYMISRDYLSVKVWDLQMETKPVECYPVHEYLRSKLCSLYENDCIFDKFECCWSGNDSAIMTGSYNNFFRVFDRTTKRDLTLEAARDIARPRTLLKPRKVCTGGKRKKDEISVDCLDFNKKILHTAWHPSENVVAVAATNNLFLFQDKL; encoded by the exons ATGTGCGAGATGGCCG GCAATGGCGACATACAGTGGTGTTTCTCGCAGGTGAAAGGGACATTGGAAGACGATGCCACAGAAG CCGATATAATCTCATGCGTAGAATTTAACCATGATGGAGATCTTCTTGCGACAGGAGACAAAGGAGGAAGGGttgttatttttcaaagaGACCCCATT agCAAAAACAGTATACCTCGGAGAGGTGAATACAATGTATACAGCACCTTCCAGAGTCACGAACCTGAGTTCGATTACCTGAAATCCTTAGAgatagaagaaaaaattaataaaattaggtggttaaagagaaaaaatcCTGCACACTTTCTACTTTCCACAAATGATAAAACGATCAAATTGTGGAAGGTCAGCGAGCGGGATAAGAGAGTAGAAGGGTATAACACGAAGGAAGACAATGGTAGCATCCGCGATCCGGCATGTATCACTTCCTTAAGG GTACCAACCATAAAACCAATGGAGTTGATGGTAGAAGCATCACCAAGAAGAATATTTGCCAATGCGCACACCTATCATATAAACAGTATAAGCGTTAACAGTGATCAGGAGACATACCTCAGTGCTGATGACCTCAGAATTAATCTTTGGAATCTTGAAGTCACAGACCAGAGTTATA ATATAGTAGACATTAAGCCAACTAATATGGAGGAATTAACAGAAGTTATAACCGCTGCGGAGTTTCATCCGGCGGAATGTAATATTCTGGTATACAGTAGTAGCAAAGGAACGATTAGACTTTGTGACATGAGATCTGCTGCACTATGTGACCAACACAGTAAGCTGTTCGAGGAGCCAGAGGACCCAACCAATAGAAGTTTTTTCTCAGAGATAATCTCGAGTATAAGTGATGTAAAACTTAGTAATTCAGGAAGATATATGATCAGTAGAGACTACCTCAGTGTGAAAGTGTGGGACTTGCAAATGGAAACAAAGCCTGTTGAATGTTACCCT GTACATGAATACCTAAGATCAAAATTGTGTTCGCTGTACGAGAATGATTGTATCTTCGACAAGTTCGAATGTTGTTGGAGTGGTAACGATTCCGCTATCATGACGGGCTCGTACAACAATTTCTTCAGAGTATTCGATCGCACAACTAAGCGCGATCTTACGCTGGAAGCAGCACGTGACATTGCCAGACCAAGAACACTTTTAAAACCGCGTAAG GTATGTACCGGtggaaaacgaaagaaagatgAAATTAGCGTCGACTGCCTGGATTTTAATAAGAAGATATTACACACTGCATGGCATCCATCTGAAAATGTCGTAGCTGTTGCTGCTACGAACAACCTCTTCCTATTCCAAGACAAACTCTAG
- the Tws gene encoding protein phosphatase 2 regulatory subunit tws isoform X2, with product MDCAGTSSNGDIQWCFSQVKGTLEDDATEADIISCVEFNHDGDLLATGDKGGRVVIFQRDPISKNSIPRRGEYNVYSTFQSHEPEFDYLKSLEIEEKINKIRWLKRKNPAHFLLSTNDKTIKLWKVSERDKRVEGYNTKEDNGSIRDPACITSLRVPTIKPMELMVEASPRRIFANAHTYHINSISVNSDQETYLSADDLRINLWNLEVTDQSYNIVDIKPTNMEELTEVITAAEFHPAECNILVYSSSKGTIRLCDMRSAALCDQHSKLFEEPEDPTNRSFFSEIISSISDVKLSNSGRYMISRDYLSVKVWDLQMETKPVECYPVHEYLRSKLCSLYENDCIFDKFECCWSGNDSAIMTGSYNNFFRVFDRTTKRDLTLEAARDIARPRTLLKPRKVCTGGKRKKDEISVDCLDFNKKILHTAWHPSENVVAVAATNNLFLFQDKL from the exons ATGGATTGCGCCGGAACTTCAA GCAATGGCGACATACAGTGGTGTTTCTCGCAGGTGAAAGGGACATTGGAAGACGATGCCACAGAAG CCGATATAATCTCATGCGTAGAATTTAACCATGATGGAGATCTTCTTGCGACAGGAGACAAAGGAGGAAGGGttgttatttttcaaagaGACCCCATT agCAAAAACAGTATACCTCGGAGAGGTGAATACAATGTATACAGCACCTTCCAGAGTCACGAACCTGAGTTCGATTACCTGAAATCCTTAGAgatagaagaaaaaattaataaaattaggtggttaaagagaaaaaatcCTGCACACTTTCTACTTTCCACAAATGATAAAACGATCAAATTGTGGAAGGTCAGCGAGCGGGATAAGAGAGTAGAAGGGTATAACACGAAGGAAGACAATGGTAGCATCCGCGATCCGGCATGTATCACTTCCTTAAGG GTACCAACCATAAAACCAATGGAGTTGATGGTAGAAGCATCACCAAGAAGAATATTTGCCAATGCGCACACCTATCATATAAACAGTATAAGCGTTAACAGTGATCAGGAGACATACCTCAGTGCTGATGACCTCAGAATTAATCTTTGGAATCTTGAAGTCACAGACCAGAGTTATA ATATAGTAGACATTAAGCCAACTAATATGGAGGAATTAACAGAAGTTATAACCGCTGCGGAGTTTCATCCGGCGGAATGTAATATTCTGGTATACAGTAGTAGCAAAGGAACGATTAGACTTTGTGACATGAGATCTGCTGCACTATGTGACCAACACAGTAAGCTGTTCGAGGAGCCAGAGGACCCAACCAATAGAAGTTTTTTCTCAGAGATAATCTCGAGTATAAGTGATGTAAAACTTAGTAATTCAGGAAGATATATGATCAGTAGAGACTACCTCAGTGTGAAAGTGTGGGACTTGCAAATGGAAACAAAGCCTGTTGAATGTTACCCT GTACATGAATACCTAAGATCAAAATTGTGTTCGCTGTACGAGAATGATTGTATCTTCGACAAGTTCGAATGTTGTTGGAGTGGTAACGATTCCGCTATCATGACGGGCTCGTACAACAATTTCTTCAGAGTATTCGATCGCACAACTAAGCGCGATCTTACGCTGGAAGCAGCACGTGACATTGCCAGACCAAGAACACTTTTAAAACCGCGTAAG GTATGTACCGGtggaaaacgaaagaaagatgAAATTAGCGTCGACTGCCTGGATTTTAATAAGAAGATATTACACACTGCATGGCATCCATCTGAAAATGTCGTAGCTGTTGCTGCTACGAACAACCTCTTCCTATTCCAAGACAAACTCTAG